The Corynebacterium glaucum genome includes a region encoding these proteins:
- a CDS encoding UDP-N-acetylglucosamine--N-acetylmuramyl-(pentapeptide) pyrophosphoryl-undecaprenol N-acetylglucosamine transferase, whose translation MAPSVVVAGGGTAGHIEPALAVGEVLRDAHNANVVALGTERGLETSIVPARGFELRLIDPVPIPRSKPWLLAGVPFKLNKSVSQTRRILKDTGAQAVFGTGGYVAAPAYLAARSLGIPFYVLETNALAGMANKLGVRLGGTGFNAVANSGMPGDVVGIPVRPGVGVDPDGAKAERGLKMWNLDPDRKTLLVTGGSQGAVRINEALAGTVERLVADGFQILHAYGRKNDAPAAHEHYTAVPYIDDMEAAYAVADMVVCRSGAMTVAENSAASLPAVYVPLPHGNGEQGLNSAHLVSAGAAVRIDDAALTPESLYTAVSEILGDDTRLADMRAALAQSGAGNVAEDLAARIIHDIASNTDQAVGSK comes from the coding sequence ATGGCACCAAGCGTTGTTGTCGCAGGTGGCGGCACCGCAGGACACATCGAACCGGCGTTGGCGGTAGGTGAAGTCCTCCGCGACGCCCATAACGCGAACGTTGTGGCGCTGGGCACCGAACGCGGTCTAGAGACCTCCATTGTGCCGGCCCGCGGCTTCGAACTACGGCTGATCGACCCGGTGCCCATCCCGCGCTCCAAGCCGTGGCTACTCGCGGGCGTGCCGTTCAAGCTGAACAAGTCGGTGAGCCAGACGCGTCGGATCCTCAAAGACACCGGTGCGCAGGCGGTCTTTGGTACCGGCGGCTACGTCGCAGCTCCGGCGTATCTCGCCGCGCGCTCGCTCGGCATCCCGTTCTACGTGCTGGAGACCAACGCGCTTGCCGGCATGGCGAACAAGCTCGGCGTGCGCCTCGGCGGCACCGGCTTCAACGCCGTGGCGAACTCCGGCATGCCCGGTGACGTGGTCGGCATTCCGGTGCGTCCCGGTGTGGGCGTCGACCCCGACGGCGCGAAGGCCGAGCGCGGCCTGAAGATGTGGAACCTCGATCCGGACCGCAAGACCTTGCTGGTCACCGGCGGTTCGCAGGGCGCGGTGCGCATCAACGAGGCGCTCGCCGGCACCGTAGAGCGCCTGGTCGCCGATGGCTTCCAGATCCTGCACGCCTACGGGCGCAAGAACGACGCGCCCGCCGCGCACGAGCACTACACGGCGGTGCCGTACATCGATGACATGGAGGCCGCGTACGCAGTCGCGGACATGGTGGTGTGCCGCTCCGGCGCCATGACTGTCGCTGAAAACTCCGCCGCCAGCCTGCCCGCGGTCTACGTCCCGCTGCCGCACGGCAACGGTGAGCAGGGGCTCAACTCGGCGCACCTCGTGTCCGCCGGGGCCGCAGTGCGTATCGACGACGCCGCGTTGACACCGGAGTCGTTGTACACCGCGGTCAGCGAGATCCTCGGCGACGACACCCGCCTCGCCGACATGCGCGCAGCCCTGGCCCAGTCCGGTGCAGGCAACGTCGCGGAAGACCTCGCCGCGCGGATCATCCACGACATCGCAAGTAACACCGATCAAGCAGTGGGGAGCAAGTAG
- a CDS encoding FtsW/RodA/SpoVE family cell cycle protein: MTVRGTRRPAPSAARKPAKPQPQPAPQQPHRAPESGIARATQKLHQAMEARPLLDYTMVRTIVLILAGLGIVMVMSSSMATSFAASSSVWSLAIRQTVMVAFGLIAFWCALKTPPERLRRWSSWIMLGAVLLLIAVLIPGIGTGRAEVGSQSWIVMGPLRLQPSEVARVAIAIWGAQVLAGRDPKRLFQANNGFPLFLSVAALCILLIAAQGDLGMAVSFAVVVALILLFAGVSWKAVGLAAFGGALVLVYEFFSGGFRSDRFTVYFDAFFGRFHDTRGVAFQSHQGFLSLADGSVFGVGLGQSRAKWFYLPEARNDFIFAVIGEELGLWGGALVIILFALLAYFGLRTARRAQNQFQSLMAAALAAGVVSQAFINIGYVIGLLPVTGIQLPMLSAGGTSAIITLAGMGVLASVARHEPDAISAMQNYGRPAFDRVLGIGEPQAPSQSRNASQRPRRSAADPGRSAGTARPTRPVRPSRPGRTVADAEREARFGTPVTGSRSSRREPPRYDDMRRAS; this comes from the coding sequence ATGACGGTCCGCGGCACCCGTCGTCCAGCCCCGAGCGCTGCGCGCAAGCCCGCCAAACCACAGCCACAGCCAGCGCCGCAGCAACCGCACCGTGCACCCGAGTCCGGCATCGCGCGCGCCACGCAGAAGCTACACCAGGCAATGGAGGCGCGTCCGCTGCTCGACTACACCATGGTGCGCACCATCGTGCTCATCCTCGCCGGCCTCGGCATCGTCATGGTGATGAGTTCCTCGATGGCGACTTCGTTTGCCGCGTCTTCGTCCGTGTGGTCGCTGGCGATCCGTCAAACGGTGATGGTCGCCTTCGGACTGATCGCGTTCTGGTGCGCCCTGAAGACCCCGCCCGAACGGCTGCGGCGCTGGTCCAGCTGGATCATGCTCGGCGCCGTGCTTCTGCTGATCGCCGTGCTGATCCCGGGCATCGGTACCGGTCGCGCAGAGGTTGGTTCGCAGTCGTGGATTGTCATGGGGCCGCTGCGCCTGCAGCCTTCTGAGGTGGCACGCGTAGCCATCGCGATCTGGGGCGCCCAGGTACTTGCCGGCCGCGACCCGAAGCGCCTCTTCCAAGCCAACAACGGCTTCCCGCTGTTCCTCTCCGTCGCAGCACTGTGCATCCTGCTCATCGCAGCCCAGGGTGACCTCGGCATGGCCGTGTCCTTCGCCGTCGTCGTGGCACTCATCCTGCTGTTCGCAGGGGTGTCCTGGAAAGCCGTCGGGCTCGCGGCGTTCGGCGGCGCCTTGGTGCTGGTCTACGAGTTTTTCTCGGGAGGCTTCCGATCCGACCGCTTCACCGTCTACTTCGACGCATTCTTCGGCCGGTTCCACGACACCCGCGGCGTGGCCTTCCAGTCGCACCAGGGCTTCCTTTCGCTTGCCGACGGCTCCGTGTTCGGCGTAGGCCTCGGACAATCCCGCGCGAAGTGGTTCTACCTGCCTGAAGCACGCAACGACTTCATCTTCGCCGTCATCGGCGAGGAGCTCGGCCTGTGGGGCGGCGCGCTGGTCATCATCCTCTTCGCGCTGCTCGCTTACTTCGGGCTGCGCACCGCGCGCCGAGCGCAGAACCAGTTCCAGTCCCTGATGGCGGCGGCACTGGCGGCCGGCGTGGTTTCGCAGGCGTTCATCAACATCGGCTACGTGATCGGACTGCTGCCGGTGACCGGTATCCAGCTGCCGATGCTTTCCGCCGGCGGCACCTCCGCGATCATCACCTTGGCCGGCATGGGTGTGCTCGCCTCGGTGGCGCGCCACGAGCCGGATGCCATCTCCGCAATGCAGAACTACGGCCGTCCCGCCTTCGACCGGGTACTTGGAATCGGGGAGCCGCAGGCGCCGTCGCAAAGCCGCAACGCGAGCCAGCGCCCGCGCCGCAGTGCCGCCGACCCGGGCCGCTCTGCCGGAACCGCGCGTCCCACCCGGCCTGTTCGCCCCAGCCGACCCGGCCGTACCGTGGCCGATGCTGAGCGCGAGGCCCGCTTCGGTACCCCGGTCACCGGGAGCCGCTCGAGCCGCCGCGAGCCCCCGCGTTACGATGACATGCGCAGAGCCAGCTAG
- the murD gene encoding UDP-N-acetylmuramoyl-L-alanine--D-glutamate ligase has protein sequence MSLPAAFERGVIVAGAGVSGTGIAKLFRQLDVPVIIADDNATGERIVTTAEARNHFAEVGTVVTSPGWRPNSPLLVDASFAHLEVLGDVEACFRLDRAGVFGPPRDWLVVTGTNGKTTTTGMLAAMMHQLGEDTGKRAQACGNIGLAVADALTAPERVDVLVAELSSFQLFWSSQLVPDAGVLLNLADDHIDWHGSFEHYATAKARVLTAPHAVAGIDDSHVRDLVARTGREDIIGFTLGAPAPGQLGVVDGRLVDNRSGRLTDLASADGIEPAGAAGILDALAASAVALTQGARPEHIQTALQEYRVEGHRGAVVYSAGGVDFVDNSKATNPHAADSALTGAGSVVWVAGGQLKGAAVDELIAAHADQFRAVALLGTDREILREALSRLVPEVPVFVTDSTDPEEAMDEVIAYAATVVKPGDTVLLAPAAASLDMYSGMSARGDAFAAAAMRHY, from the coding sequence GTGAGCCTGCCTGCAGCATTCGAGCGCGGCGTCATCGTCGCCGGTGCAGGCGTTTCCGGTACCGGCATTGCCAAGCTCTTCCGCCAACTCGACGTCCCCGTCATCATCGCTGACGACAATGCGACCGGCGAGCGCATCGTCACCACAGCCGAAGCCCGAAACCACTTTGCAGAGGTCGGTACGGTTGTCACATCTCCAGGTTGGCGCCCGAATTCACCATTGCTTGTCGACGCCTCGTTTGCCCACCTCGAAGTCCTCGGGGACGTCGAAGCCTGCTTCCGCCTCGACCGCGCGGGGGTTTTCGGCCCGCCGCGGGACTGGTTGGTGGTCACCGGCACCAACGGCAAAACCACCACCACCGGCATGCTGGCCGCGATGATGCACCAGCTCGGCGAAGACACCGGCAAGCGCGCGCAGGCCTGCGGCAACATCGGGCTTGCGGTCGCGGACGCACTGACCGCCCCCGAGCGCGTCGACGTCCTCGTTGCGGAGCTGTCGAGCTTCCAGCTCTTTTGGTCCTCGCAGCTCGTCCCGGACGCTGGGGTGCTGCTGAACCTGGCGGACGACCACATCGACTGGCACGGCAGCTTTGAGCACTACGCCACCGCCAAGGCCCGGGTGCTCACAGCACCCCACGCTGTCGCAGGTATCGACGACTCGCACGTGCGAGACCTCGTCGCCCGCACCGGCCGCGAGGACATCATCGGCTTCACCCTCGGCGCACCTGCGCCGGGCCAGCTCGGCGTGGTGGATGGCCGGTTGGTGGATAACCGCAGCGGCCGTCTCACTGACCTCGCCTCCGCGGACGGCATCGAACCCGCTGGCGCGGCGGGAATCCTCGACGCACTTGCAGCCTCCGCGGTGGCGCTTACCCAAGGCGCGCGGCCGGAGCACATCCAGACCGCACTGCAGGAGTACCGCGTAGAGGGCCACCGTGGTGCCGTAGTGTACTCCGCAGGCGGGGTCGATTTCGTCGACAACTCCAAGGCCACCAACCCGCACGCCGCGGATTCCGCGCTCACCGGGGCAGGCAGCGTGGTGTGGGTGGCCGGTGGCCAGCTCAAGGGTGCCGCCGTGGATGAGCTCATCGCCGCTCACGCCGACCAGTTCCGCGCCGTCGCGCTTTTGGGCACAGACCGCGAAATCTTGCGTGAAGCCCTCTCCCGCCTCGTCCCTGAGGTCCCGGTGTTTGTCACAGACTCCACCGACCCGGAAGAAGCAATGGACGAAGTTATCGCCTATGCCGCAACCGTCGTAAAGCCTGGCGACACTGTGCTGCTCGCGCCGGCTGCTGCAAGCCTCGACATGTATTCGGGAATGTCTGCGCGTGGCGACGCGTTTGCCGCTGCCGCAATGAGACACTACTAA
- the mraY gene encoding phospho-N-acetylmuramoyl-pentapeptide-transferase: protein MIQLIIAGIVSFLVAIFTTPLLIRYFHHREMGQEIREDGPKWHASKRGTPTMGGIAILLGITAGYFFSGLYAVFSGHESFTASGLIVLGLTLSLGLVGFADDGIKIFFKRNLGLNKTAKLLAQLAIALIFGLLILQFPDQNGLTPGSTFLSFARDIETIDIAAGGGIIGTILFLVFTYILLAAWSNAVNLTDGLDGLAAGTTALVMAAYTFITFWQFRNSCVAGAAPGCYSVRDPLDLAVLAVSGLGASIGFLWWNAAPAKIFMGDTGSLALGGLVAGLSVCSRTELLMIIVGALFVCEAASVVIQVVSFKSTGKRVFRMAPFHHHFERGGWPETTVVIRFWLIAGMSVALGTAAFYSEWLGQVGVHL, encoded by the coding sequence ATGATTCAGCTCATCATCGCAGGAATTGTTAGCTTCCTCGTTGCCATCTTCACCACCCCGCTGCTGATCCGGTACTTCCATCACCGCGAGATGGGCCAGGAGATCCGCGAGGACGGGCCCAAGTGGCACGCCAGCAAACGCGGCACGCCGACCATGGGCGGCATCGCCATCTTGCTCGGCATCACCGCGGGCTATTTCTTCAGCGGGTTGTACGCCGTGTTCAGCGGTCACGAAAGTTTCACCGCGTCCGGATTGATCGTGCTGGGGCTGACACTGTCGCTCGGCCTGGTGGGTTTTGCCGATGACGGCATCAAGATCTTCTTCAAACGCAACCTGGGTCTGAACAAGACGGCGAAATTGCTCGCGCAGCTCGCGATCGCGCTGATCTTCGGCCTGCTTATCCTGCAGTTCCCGGACCAGAACGGTCTCACACCTGGGTCGACGTTTTTGAGCTTCGCCCGCGACATCGAGACGATCGACATCGCCGCGGGCGGCGGCATCATAGGCACGATCCTCTTCCTCGTCTTCACCTACATCCTGCTCGCGGCCTGGTCCAACGCCGTGAACCTCACCGACGGCCTCGACGGACTTGCGGCCGGCACCACCGCACTGGTCATGGCGGCATACACCTTCATCACGTTCTGGCAGTTCCGTAACTCCTGCGTCGCGGGCGCCGCCCCGGGCTGCTACTCGGTGCGCGACCCGCTCGATTTGGCCGTGCTTGCGGTCTCCGGGCTCGGCGCCAGCATCGGGTTCCTGTGGTGGAACGCTGCACCCGCCAAGATCTTCATGGGCGACACCGGCTCGCTCGCCCTGGGCGGCCTCGTCGCCGGCCTCTCCGTCTGCTCGCGCACGGAGCTGCTGATGATCATCGTCGGCGCGCTGTTTGTCTGCGAGGCCGCCTCCGTGGTCATCCAAGTCGTCTCCTTCAAGTCCACCGGCAAGCGCGTCTTCCGCATGGCCCCGTTCCACCACCACTTTGAGCGCGGCGGCTGGCCCGAAACCACGGTGGTCATCCGTTTCTGGCTCATCGCCGGCATGTCGGTGGCGCTCGGCACCGCCGCGTTCTACAGCGAGTGGCTCGGTCAAGTCGGGGTGCACCTGTGA
- a CDS encoding UDP-N-acetylmuramoyl-tripeptide--D-alanyl-D-alanine ligase, whose protein sequence is MITLSLQQIADVTGGVVSPEADPGALVTSFVEFDSRKITPGGLFIALPGTRVDGHDFVAKAVEQGATAALVTREVGEPAIVVPKTEPREGDNSDLAANDPDGSAAGVVEGMSKLAAHVARELVAHHGLRITGVTGSAGKTSTKDLIAAVLSRSGETVAPPGSFNNELGHPYTVLRCTEDTKFLVAELSARGIGHIAHLAEIAPPQVGVVLNVGSAHIGEFGSRENIARAKGELVEALPAAADGGVAVLNADDELVSAMASRTQARVVTFSAAGAQADYYATDVELDELARATFTLHSPANPPQRVRLNVFGVHQVSNALAAAAVGMECGIAAPEVADALSIAHSVSVARMDVNTRPDGVTVINDAYNANPESMRAAIAALGFTAAARPGARAIAVLGEMGELGQDSVAAHASLADELSRYRVTHLVTVGFNDATDALATCAREHGIETTEVEDAEAAAGVVDKLVASAPAGIDGWHTREHRDVVLVKASNALGLWAVAERLLPGHTLDGDKA, encoded by the coding sequence ATGATTACGCTTTCATTGCAGCAGATCGCCGACGTTACCGGCGGCGTCGTGAGCCCGGAGGCCGACCCCGGCGCGCTGGTGACTAGCTTCGTCGAGTTCGACTCCCGCAAAATCACCCCAGGCGGACTTTTTATCGCGCTGCCTGGCACGCGAGTTGATGGCCACGACTTCGTTGCTAAAGCTGTGGAGCAAGGTGCAACTGCAGCGCTTGTTACTCGTGAGGTGGGGGAGCCTGCCATCGTGGTCCCAAAAACCGAGCCACGGGAAGGCGACAACTCTGATCTCGCCGCGAACGACCCAGACGGCTCCGCAGCTGGTGTCGTAGAGGGCATGTCCAAACTGGCGGCTCACGTTGCCCGCGAGCTCGTGGCCCACCACGGCCTGCGCATCACGGGCGTGACCGGCTCGGCGGGCAAGACTTCGACCAAGGATCTGATTGCCGCGGTGCTTTCTCGCAGCGGTGAGACGGTGGCTCCTCCGGGGTCGTTCAACAACGAGCTCGGCCACCCGTACACGGTGCTGCGTTGCACCGAGGACACGAAGTTCCTCGTTGCGGAGCTGTCCGCCCGCGGCATCGGCCACATCGCGCACTTGGCAGAGATTGCGCCGCCGCAGGTGGGTGTTGTGCTGAACGTTGGCTCGGCGCACATCGGTGAATTCGGCTCGCGAGAAAACATTGCGCGCGCGAAGGGTGAGCTCGTTGAGGCGCTGCCTGCCGCCGCCGACGGGGGAGTGGCCGTGCTCAACGCGGACGACGAGCTCGTTTCCGCGATGGCCTCGCGCACCCAAGCCCGCGTGGTCACTTTCTCAGCGGCAGGCGCCCAGGCGGATTACTACGCCACCGACGTCGAACTCGATGAGCTGGCCCGCGCCACCTTCACGCTGCACAGCCCGGCCAACCCGCCGCAGCGCGTGCGCCTGAACGTCTTCGGTGTGCACCAAGTTTCCAACGCGCTCGCCGCCGCAGCGGTGGGCATGGAGTGCGGCATCGCTGCACCCGAAGTCGCAGACGCGCTGAGCATCGCCCACTCCGTATCCGTCGCGCGTATGGACGTGAACACTCGCCCAGACGGCGTCACCGTCATCAACGACGCGTATAACGCGAACCCCGAATCCATGCGCGCCGCAATCGCCGCGCTCGGGTTCACCGCAGCCGCACGCCCGGGTGCGCGCGCAATCGCCGTCCTCGGTGAAATGGGGGAGCTGGGACAGGATTCGGTCGCCGCGCACGCATCGCTTGCCGACGAACTTTCGCGCTACCGGGTCACCCACCTTGTGACGGTTGGCTTCAACGACGCCACAGATGCGCTGGCGACTTGCGCCCGCGAGCACGGCATTGAAACTACTGAGGTGGAGGATGCCGAAGCGGCTGCCGGTGTCGTCGATAAGCTTGTGGCGTCTGCTCCCGCTGGCATTGACGGCTGGCACACCCGCGAGCACCGCGATGTTGTGCTGGTCAAGGCATCAAACGCGCTGGGTCTGTGGGCAGTGGCTGAACGGTTGCTGCCAGGGCATACCCTTGATGGCGACAAAGCTTAA
- a CDS encoding UDP-N-acetylmuramoyl-L-alanyl-D-glutamate--2,6-diaminopimelate ligase — protein MTNLHHPGDGPTLRRLAEIAGARVVNAPAEEIVVPSISLDSQALEPGGMFAALPGTRVHGATFAAGAAAGAILTDDEGFAIIDGTDNRRPVLIVDDVRAVLGAVSAEIYGHPSERMTLIGVTGTSGKTTTTYLLERGLTAAGCKVGLIGTTGTKINGVDVRTSLTTPEAPTLQALFARMVREGVTHVVMEVSSHALVLGRVGGTKFDVAGFTNLSQDHLDFHPTMEEYFSAKAMFFDPASPLAARRAVVCVDDEWGEKMAQVAERPVRVGTRGQADLDVSAQQLAVEDTGAQEIAIELRGTRHTFRLPMPGAFNVANAALAVALADAVGVKAGEFIAGLEAASVPGRMERIDCGQDFVAVVDYAHKPAAVAAVLDTLRGQVQGRVAVAVGAGGDRDASKRPLMGAEAARRAELVIVTDDNPRTEDPATIRAAVLAGAREAAEPGTEVREVGDRRNAIEQLVAWARPGDAVIVVGKGHEVGQIIGDTTHHFDDREEMRRALTGGGE, from the coding sequence ATGACCAATTTGCACCACCCAGGTGACGGGCCAACGCTGCGACGTCTCGCAGAAATCGCAGGTGCCAGGGTTGTGAACGCGCCTGCCGAGGAGATAGTGGTGCCTTCAATCAGTCTCGATTCGCAGGCGCTCGAGCCCGGCGGCATGTTCGCTGCGCTACCCGGCACTCGCGTCCACGGAGCAACTTTTGCTGCCGGTGCTGCGGCCGGGGCCATCCTCACCGACGACGAGGGCTTTGCCATTATCGACGGCACCGACAACCGCCGTCCTGTCCTCATCGTCGATGATGTGCGTGCCGTGCTCGGCGCGGTGTCGGCCGAGATCTACGGGCACCCTTCCGAGCGAATGACGCTGATCGGCGTGACCGGCACCTCGGGCAAAACCACCACCACGTATCTGCTCGAGCGCGGTTTAACCGCCGCAGGGTGCAAGGTGGGGTTGATTGGCACCACCGGCACAAAGATCAACGGGGTGGACGTGCGCACTTCGTTGACCACGCCGGAGGCGCCAACCTTGCAGGCGCTGTTTGCCCGCATGGTGCGCGAAGGGGTCACGCACGTGGTGATGGAGGTGTCCTCCCACGCACTGGTGCTGGGCAGAGTCGGCGGGACCAAGTTTGATGTCGCTGGATTCACAAACCTTTCCCAAGATCACCTTGATTTCCACCCGACGATGGAGGAGTACTTCTCCGCAAAGGCGATGTTCTTCGACCCTGCCTCACCGCTTGCGGCGCGGCGCGCCGTGGTGTGCGTGGATGATGAGTGGGGCGAAAAGATGGCGCAGGTGGCTGAGCGCCCGGTGCGGGTGGGCACCCGCGGCCAGGCCGACCTCGACGTGTCCGCGCAGCAGCTCGCCGTTGAAGACACGGGTGCGCAGGAAATCGCGATAGAGCTCCGCGGCACGCGCCATACGTTCCGGCTGCCCATGCCTGGCGCGTTCAATGTGGCAAACGCGGCGCTGGCTGTCGCCCTTGCCGACGCGGTGGGTGTCAAGGCTGGCGAGTTCATTGCCGGGCTCGAAGCGGCCTCCGTGCCGGGGCGTATGGAGCGCATCGACTGCGGGCAAGACTTCGTCGCCGTTGTGGACTACGCCCACAAACCCGCAGCCGTGGCGGCAGTCTTGGACACCTTGCGCGGCCAGGTGCAGGGGCGCGTCGCTGTCGCAGTCGGCGCGGGAGGCGACCGCGATGCGTCGAAACGCCCACTCATGGGTGCGGAGGCTGCGCGACGAGCCGAGCTGGTGATTGTTACAGATGACAATCCGCGCACCGAAGATCCGGCGACGATCCGCGCCGCTGTCCTAGCCGGCGCCCGAGAGGCAGCCGAGCCGGGCACCGAAGTGCGGGAGGTCGGGGATCGCAGAAATGCCATCGAACAGCTCGTAGCTTGGGCCAGGCCCGGCGACGCGGTGATCGTGGTTGGCAAAGGGCATGAGGTCGGCCAAATTATCGGCGATACCACGCACCACTTCGACGACAGGGAAGAAATGCGCCGCGCACTCACAGGCGGCGGGGAGTAA